Genomic window (Corvus cornix cornix isolate S_Up_H32 chromosome 4A, ASM73873v5, whole genome shotgun sequence):
atagctgttctttcttttgtggTACTCCTTGACATCGAGTTGTTTCCATTAGTTGCTAAAAATGAATGACCTGGCTTCACCAGGTCTCCCCAGAGAGATTCCTGAATTTTGGGTGTTGGATGAAGTAACTGGGGTGGAAGGGCTGGGCATTTGCAGCAGACCCTGTGGGATCATGCACTGAGCGCCTGTTCCATGAGGCAAACCGCAGCTTCAGGAGCAAACTGCTGTAGGTCTACGTGCTCTCCCCTCTTCACTCATTCTCACTCTTCCCACAGAAGGGATGGAAGGGGAATATGGGGGAAAAGTTGCTCAAACAGCTAACGAAGCCTGAAAAGTTCAGCTGTAAGAACAACCTCAATGTCATCTGACAAGGAGCCGGTGACAGTTGCAGGGTGTCCATGGAATTGTCCTTGGGGCAAACTGAAGGCTATGGAGTTCCCATCTTTGTCCTTATCAGTCACCACCCTGGTGGTGTCCCCAGTGCCTGACAGCACTTAGACTCCTTTTACATCTCCCAAACCATGACACAACAGAGGGATCTTACGATGAGCAGTTTTTTAATTAGTGTTCAGTTCAGAAAGGCAGCGAAAACATCTTTCTATTGTTGGGTTCacaggaggctgaggggtggGGGAGACCATGGGAGTGAAGAGTTACCCAGCGTTGGTTGACCTAGGACAAGTAGCAGGGGCAAGGGAAGCCTTGGAAAACCTGCTTTTTCAGCTGTCATAGATCATTCTCTGCACTCTCAAAGACACCAACACACTTGGCCAaggctgctttattttattagaGCAGGCAGATGTTGAATCCTTAAATACTGCTTTGCCGCCTCTGTCTTTTAGTGAAATACAGCTTAGGTTCATGGAATTTGTTTGCATAATGCTTTGcctgatttttattaaatttcacAGAGTTCTTTTCTGTAACAAACTCTCTTTTCAGTGCCAATGTGTTGCCAACCAGCTGGACACCCGGCTTCCCAAAAGCTCTCATGCATGTTTGCTAAGCTTGGCCAGTCAAgatcaaaatgaaattatgataAAAATCCATGTGGATTTCTAACTTGGAGTCTGAGGTTCAAGACAAAGGTGAGAAATCCTGAAGAGACTGGAGTGCTCTGCAGGTGCACAGATTgggaaaagcagtttatttgCTTGGAAGTTTCTGAGGTTGTTTTGAATTATAGTCTGTGATGAAGGTGTGTGACCTGCTGATTCCTTTCATACTGATGTGGCTGCCTCAATGTTCAGTAATTTTAGCACTTTGCAAATTACTTCCtgtgttacagaaaatgtaagAGTTCATCTCTTGTTCTAATTATGAAAACTGATGCTGAACAGGTAACACTTCCCCAAAAAATAGTCAGTGTAATCCTTTGATGAACATATTCTGTGTTAATTTGTCTCAGAGACAGTAACATTATGTTCCTACAGCTGCTTGAATGCTCAGTGTAGGTAAATTCCCAGGTGTGACAGGCATGGGAAGTGAGCAGAACTTGGTGCCTCTGCAGGTGGCATATGCAGAGGCAGCTCTTCCTGGATTAATGGGATGGCTTTGGTCTCTGTGGTTTTCTAGGGGAGTTCCCAAACATCCAGTAATTGGTTTATTCAACACAGGGTACTGCTTTTGATATTCAGAATCAGCACTTAAGAACTGCTGATAGTAAACTGTTTCCATCTGCACTTTACAGGTGACATAATATCTGCCAGAGACAGAATATTGCCAAGTGTCCTTCACACTGGTgtgaaatcagtgggaaatgGTACAGAGCTGTCTGCTGACGGAGGATTTGGTGTATGCAAGACACAAAAGCTTTAATAAATCTCACCTGCTTATTTGAATGTTTACACGTTGGAACGTAAACTGCAGTTATGACTCAGCTTTCATAACTCTGTGGCTGTAGGATCCTGTCATCTGTTTATTTAAATCCGTTTCTGATGGCCTCTGCCCGGATCCTTTGAGCTCTGCTTTACTGGATTCAAGGCAGAGGCTACTAAGGAATCTTACCAGGACTTTGGTTGGCAGGTGTAGCTCAGGAGTGATTAAAATCCACTGCAAAAATGAGTTATTAAAGCAGAGCATGACCTCTCCTGAGCTTAGCTGGGCCAAACCTGTCATGCAATGCTCAAGGGTTTATCTGAAGTTCAAGTGATTTAATCAAAATGCTCCACCCTGTCTTTATCTAAATTACAGATGTCAAATGCAACaatgaaagtattttaacaCAGAAGTGACCTTGGATACAGAAATccacataattaaaaaatgtgtcaAGGACCTGGCACAGGTCTTCCCTCACAGGTCATCAGGTCTGGCTTTCAAAATTTATCTTGCCATTGGAAGAGCCTTCACTGCAGTTGGTGAACTATTTGGAGAGCATGATGTGATGAGCCTGTGTATGGAAATGCTGGAGCTTTGGGACGATACACTTCAGCTGGATCTGGAAAGATGGAAGGTTCATAACTATTTCTGATTAGGTCATTTGTGGGAGCTGAGCTCCgctaaataaaacacagcactggTACTGAAAGAGGAGTAGACAAAAGTGGAGGCTGTGTCCTGCCAATcgtgcaggaggaaaaagaacCACAAAATTAACTCTCCTCTGTTCTTTCAAAGTGACATAAATCAGTTGGTGGCCTCATCATTGTGTATCCACATGGGAGATCTGAAGGCAGTTCTCAACCTGAGAAAGTAGATTATTATGAACTTTATTGATTTGTTAATGGACTAATAATTGTCTCCTCTGTTGCTTGCTATAAATTTCTTTAAGGAGTAGATTATTCAGAGCAAGAGTCTCCtttgcccagctctggctgtgacTGAATAAATGTTCTGGGGGAGGAAGAACTTGGGCAAACCTGACTTGTAATGCAGCTGGTGATGCTGCATTTAATAATGCATTGGATTGAGAGGGTGAATAAGAGTTGGGAACAGAGGTAAAAAATGTGATTGAAAAATCATCTTCTATTTTAACtattatttcaaagaaacagTCATTTTTGCAAATTGGTAATTACTGATTTTCCTACTGTTTGTTGACATAGAGAGGAAAGTAAACTCTGAAGTCAAAGCTCTGGCCTACAAGCATTTTACTCCAAATTCTAGATGTCAATCTCTTTCTTTATACAGGGCTGTTGAACTCTTAACATCTATTTCCATCACATAGTATAATCATCTTGGAGAATAATGTGAAAACAGTTGGATGTCTGTTCATGCTTTTGAGCccttaataattttatttgctttatattaGAAGCAGCTCTTGTGCAAAGATTAGGTAGATCACAACTCTTCTCCTTTCCATCCAGAATTTTCAAACATGCTTGGCTACAAATGGTTCCCTCATCccctttattttcctgctggatGGTGACAGGTTTCCTGTCCTGGGTTCATTCTTTTATATTGTGATGCATGTACTGCATTAAAATAAGTTGTGGCTGGTGACATTTTTGCTTCCCAAGGCACCAAGTTGGATGCAGGTTGTTCCTGGCTGGCGCTTGCAGTGTCTCAGCTGGTGGCCTTCTGTCTGGGACAAAGAAAGGCGCTGTCTTGGAAATCTGTGATGATGGGGCTCTTCTTTCCTGGTACCTACCCAGAGCATTGTATTCTTGGCCTGTGTAACAAGAGCATCAAGCTCCAGTTTGCCATTAGGACTCTGTTGTGCGCTTGGTAATATTGATAATATTGACAATATTGTTTGCCTTTCCCAAGCCAGGGTGTGAATTTTCACACATAACAAAGCAATGTCTGGTTTAATGTGTTCATCAAagtgctgccctgccccacGTCACCACCTGAACCTTCACAGTGAAACTCTCAGGGGACCGAGTGCTGGGAACTGACCTAAGGAGTTGCTGCTGGCCCGGGAGGAACCTGGGCCTCTTATCCTGGTTGAGTTCCTGAGCACCACTTTGGACAAAGCCAAGGAGCAGGAACACATCCCAAGGTCCTGTAGCCAGCATTGGTTATATCCCAGGAAAACAACCCTTACATATTGTTAAAAATCCTGATTTCCAGCCTTTGGGGGGggtgtcacagcagcagaacctTTCTCAGCCTGGGACATGGGTGCCCCTCCTCTGCTAAACTGGAGCATTTGCACTGGGtgggcagcaccagggctgcCCAAATCCCTTTCTTGGTGATTTTCACCCAAATTGGTCTCTGGTCCTTGATCTTTGTGATTTTGCAGCTGGAAATGCCGGTACTGACACAGCAGAAGGACCTTGTGGAGTGTAGGATTTGCTGTAGTTGGAGACAGCAGAAACTTTACTCGTGTCAGTCACCTTTATTTTATAccagattttgtcttttttttgttgttaggGGAGGTGAAACAGACCTGCTGGTATTGGAGCTGCTgatgtttctctgttttgcctaatgcctttatttcatttatatttttaagggagaaactttttttttgaaactagAGCCTTACAGACTTAGCAATATCATGTAATATTtacctatttatttatttatttatgaaaagcaGTCATTGTTGTTCCAGACATACAGTTCACCTGTTCAGCTTGAGTCTGTCACAATGCTGACtgcaaagggtttttttggaaagTCAGGAAGAGTGTTGGTAAAAGATTGTGTAGAGAAAACATGTCAATCCTTAGTGTTATCACAGGCACAAGTGAGAGCCTGTGCATCCTGCAAGTGTAACAGTTTCTATTGCAGCTTTCAGAgtatctccttttcttttcagatgaaTCTGCGTTCTGTATTTACTGTAGAACAACAAAGGATATTACAGCGTTACTATGAAAATGGAATGAcaaatcaaagtaaaaattGCTTTCAGCTCATATTACAGTGTGCACAAGAAACTAAACTGGATTTCAGTGTGGTCAGGGTAAGTGCTGAGGCATTCCAAATTTGTTAAACATACACATTCATTGctttatgtaaaatatatagAGGTCTGGAGTCCCTAACTTTATCCTTGTCTTAAATCAGACttcagtgtgtgtttgtgaCGTTCATTTTTACCCAGTGAGCCTATTTAGagtttgttttcactgaaatatcTTCACATGACTCTTGAATTTAGCAGGGGCCTGGGTTGCAGGAGTGATTTTTGTTCTTCGTCTTTtgttgagatttttaaaattattatttattaaattacaAATTGGTTTGCCCTATAGAAACTTCGTGTAATGTATTGTATCAAAGCAAGGTCACATTAttcagaaactatttttaagCTAAATAAGTTtctataaattaatatatttggGGGGAAACAATTGTGGAATTATTTCTTTGATGCACTCTGTCACACTTGTATTCCACATCACAATCATAAATATTGTGGTCCCTCATGGTTATTTACAGTGAGGACATTCTTTTCCTATAAAACAAGAATGTCCCTAGTACTAACAGGAGCTCTTCCAGAGTCTTTGAGTTCCACGGGAAGGGAAATAATAATCCCTTTGTGAAACACTAGACAACAAAATGGCTGTTGTCCGAGAGCAGAAATAGAAATCCTGAGGCAATAGATGGAAAAATAACAAGGGTAGTGgagctcccaggagctgctgtgacaCTGGACACTGAGGAGGAACAAGTGGGACCAGTCGAGGTTGGTTTTTTAATTGGTTTACCAGTGGTACATTGACAATAACAACCCTGCTCCCAGATTCTTACTTGGATTCCTGTCCCTCAGAACACTCTGGAAACATTAAAAGTTACTTTCTCAGCTTGAGGTGGTGGAAGCTGTGAAAGTCAGCCAGGGATTCAGGCTCCTGGGGCAGGCAGACAGTTGTAACAGGAATCTGGATGCTGATggtgcagccagggctggttTGCTATTTTTGTGCTGACTCAATGTCCTAGAGGAGGCAGCCCAGCTCTCCTTGCAGTTCTCTCCATCTTTgtgtttcctttccctctccatttccctttctgcaaTCAAGTAtcattccttctgttttcttccctttctgagCCCTGATTTGCAGCACTTAAACTTTTTATTGCTTAGGAAGTACAATGAAAACACATTCAGTGTTTGTCCTGCATTTGTCATAGTTTAACATGGTCTTACCTTTCTCTTATTTACACCCctcatttctgcttctcctaatgctcccttttttccttttttttcttttttttcctataaaactCTTGGTCAGTGATTAGTTATTTGCAAAATGATACTTAAGTTGCAGCTGGCACTTGCAGATAGGATTATAATAGGCACGTGAATTCCCTAACTACAATTGGTCAGGAGAATGGGACTCTCAGCAGAGGCAAAGCTGGCCAGTAACTGACATTTTACTGCATGTTACAAATTGTGCCTCAAATTAGACATTTTGTAAAATTTGACAAAAAGGTTAGTAGAGTGGAATTGTGTATGGCAGGGATGTTTGTTTTCCTATCGGAAGTTAGTCACAGTGGTGTCAGTGAAATAAATCTTGAGGGTAACTTTAGGACAGGAGGCATGAGAGTCTTGGGATTTTTGAGAATCTGGGGCATTGGAATTGAGACTGGGGTTCTCCTGTGTATGAGTTGTGGATCCCAAGGAGGAGAAGCCTGGATTTCTACCCTGTATTGTTCAGGCCTGGATTTCCACCCTGTCATGTTCACTGCATAATCAGTACATGATTTACATATTTGTAAACTTAGATCTCAACTTGAACACTTAACATGTCATCAGATCTGCTTAAAAATGGaattgctaatttttttctgcttctttaacgccttgttttgtgtttgctgtcGTTGCTGGTGTTGTTTGCAGACGTGGGTTGGCAACAAGCGGCGGAAGATGAGCAGCAAGAGCGCCGTGGAATCTGGGGGCACCCCCCCAGGGACTGCCCCCGCCACTCCCTCCATGCccccagaagcagcagtgagaaaTGTGGTAAATATTGCTCGATCCCAAAGCCAGCAATCTTCTTGGACCTCTTCTAACAACGACGTGATAGTGACTGGTATCTACAGCCCTGCCAGTTCGTCGGGCCGGCCGGGAGCTGCCAAGCACACGAACACCTCCGTGGCAGAGCTGCACAAAACCTCCATTCCACGGCTCCCGGGCAAGAGCGACGCagacttccagcagcagcacatccctctgGGACGGCAAGTACCCCACTGTAAAAATGCCTCCCTGTTAGTGGGGGAAAAGACCATTATTCTGTCCAGGCAAACGAGCGTGCTCAATTCTGCAAACTCCATTTACAGTCACACGAAGAAAAGCTACGGCGGCTCCTCGGTGCAGACGGCGGAGCTGGTGTTACCTCAGAAACCCATGATTTGCCACAGGCCCTGCAAGGCCGAGCCCTTGGCGTGCCAGCGCTTGCACAAACCCGAGCACGCAGCCCTGGCATCCCACGTGCCCCCCGGGCCAAGGGCTCACCCCAGGGACCCCGGGTGTGGCACCCAGAACCTGGAGATCCGCGAGGTGTTCTCACTGGCGGTCACAGACCAGCCCCAGAGGCTCGTGGCGGGGAGCACAACGCAGAAACATCCCTCTCTGGAAGGCAGCTGCCTGTCCATCGCGATGGAGACGGGTGACGTGGATGACGAGTACGCCCGGGAGGAGGAGCTGGCCTCCATGGGAGCGCAGATCCAGAGCTACTCCAGATACTGTGAGGGCGGCGGCTCTGGCCGCGGGGACAACCAAAGCACGGCTGGACCGGGCCgcagtgggagctgtggggcacaggtgggcagtgccagggatgTGCCTGACAATCTCCTCTACCACAGCAGAGAGTTCCACCTGCCTGCACGGACCTCATTGCACACAACATCCAGTACGATTTATAACACTGCGAATGCAGCCAGAAGTaccttttctcctcattttaCATCTTCAAGTCAACTGAGGCtgtcacaaaaccaaaataattacCAGGTAATCCATCCATTTATCTCTGTCTTCAAACTTCAAAGCCACAGTTGTAgataaatgctgttttctttcaaagttgGTAGCTATTAAGCAATAGGTTCACCTTTCTGCGGGCTGTGCTCCTTTTATGCCTTTCAGTGGCGATTCACTCTCAAACCCAGTGCGGTTTGGGAGACTGCAGACCTGTCAGCTGAGCCCCTGGTAGCCATATATTGAAGATCAGTGAGGATTTCATGGATTCCATGGCCAAATTTTGGCTGCAGGACGGTCATACCTACGAGCTGGTGGTCGCTCAAGCCTGTGTTGTCCTGCTCTGGCTTTCCAGCACATGCCATGGCCATTCCCTGGGTGTTCCCCTGTGGACACACATCACACATGGCACAGGACGTGGTTTCATGCTGACATTTGTGTGCTGTGAATTTGCTCACCCCATTGATGTCAGCTTGGATTCCTGTACCCCCTGTGCAGGTGGCAATCTCTGGACCTGTGTTCTGTCAGGGATTAAGATCCCCTGTGAGGGAGTTAACATGGTAGGAGACACTCAGCTTCCTTTCCCACAGCATCTAATACAAATAATCAGTTTTACATTCAATCCCTTTATTCCTCATACTTGTACTAAAATCCCTTTAGTGATACTGAGGGGAAATTAAATGCAGAAGAACTAAAAGTTGTTTAAGAGAAACTGCAACACTTGAcacatttttttagtttttggtATTAAAAGGGGAGAGATACTTGTGCAGGAAACATCAAAATTGgtatttttcatggatttttacACCATCTGGCATGACATAGCCTGGAGACACTGAGATAAAAGTCTTTTAAGGCTGACAGGATGTGATTCTGTGTGTCTCACCTGCATGTATTTGCCTGTTATTGCCTTTCTAATTTATCCTGAAAATAAACCATGTTGACACCCTATcagcttttcctgtgctttgctcACCAGGATAGAGAACAAGACTTTGTGagtcatggggttttttgtagctttttttagtttttcttttctttttttcctgatttcttccTATCTCATGTGACCATTTGAAGGAAAGCTTTTGAGTTCAAGTAAGTGCCACTTTTCACCTGAATTATTGCTCTTCTGGGTAAACCAGAGGTTCGATGAACAGAGATACTCTGGAGTAAATTCGGGGGGGTATATGGCACATCAGATGAGCTGTTCTCTCCTTTACTCTCACATAGTCTGtcagtgtttgctgttactTTTCTTCTTGGTTGTAAAATTCATGAAATGCTGTTTACTTTTGCCATCCCAGTTTCACAGAAGAGAAGCTGTAAATGTGCAGATCAGTCCAGTAAGGGGTTGGTGAAAGTGCTTACGATTGAGTTAAGGACATTTTTCTTAAGTTTCATGATGGGAAATCCATTACTGATGCCTCCATCAGCTGTGTGCTTGTGGTGCTTTATTTCACTCTTGAAACAGCTTCAGAGAGATTGATTTCTtctagttttatattttttaaaggaaatttggaATAACTTTGTTATGGGGTTCTGTGGGGTAGGAACTGAGTCTTTTTAAAGAGCTAGAACAGTTTCACAGTCGATGATATTTTATCTGTCCATTTGGTGTTTTATGGATCAGAGTAAGATCCCTGCAactttgttttgggtttttttttttacttccccCTGTTATAAGAACATACCTCGTTTTTTTTGCTAAGTGAGGAATTCATCTGTACCCCAGCTGACCTCCATGCCTGTCTCAGATACCTTGTTCTTTGGATCGGGAATGTGGGTGGAGGGAGCTTCTGTTTCCTGTCATATCCCTTGTCACTTTCAGGGTTTTAAACCTTGGAAAAGCTGAGCCGGATGCTGTTAATTCTCTTATTGCTGTGAGCATGCACCCTGTGAACCTCTGAGGTGACACTTCTGGGTATTAGAGGCTTTCTAAGGTGCTGTCTGAATCCTTTTAGGCATGTACAGGATGACACTTCGTTTTTTTTGTAGTCAGTTTATGTTAGTTTTATTGCCCAAGTTTAGCTAATTTATCCATCAGCACAGAGATGAAAATCCTTCAACCTGGGGAAATCttcttgaatttaaaaatagatgaaacCTGAGCTAAATGATTATTGGAGTAGTTGAACATTCAAGCAGATGCTTCTTCCAAGTCAGGACTGTGTGATTCATGTTTTGATGAAGTAATTACTGTCATATATTGGTGGGGTATCTAATTAGCAATTAGTTATAGCTTCCTTACTGGTTCAATTAATCAAATTCATGTTAGTGTAACTTAAGACTAAATTTAATTAAGTGATCAATTTTAATGCCTGAACAGGTTCAGTAAACAAATGTTTCAGCCTACTTGCTTGTCTTAGTTTGACTTTGAGTGTGTTGAAGTAGAGAGGTTATCTGTGCTGTCCTCGAGGCTGAATTGGGATTTAGTCTTGGTTTCTTCCCCCTGACCCTAAGGGACAAAAACCCTGTTGAGaatctatatatttttattgactttgctcccagtcccagccctcGTGCCTGGTTCAcaagagcagctcagagcagtgcTATGCATGTTGTCTTTCAGGGAGTTCTCTTGAGATGAACTTGCCTGGTTTTGGCCTCATACCTGTCTGAACTGTATGCATGTGTCTTCCCAGCAACCCTTAATGCTCTGCCTTGTAGATTTTGCTTTATTCCCAtagaaaagcactttttttttttttttttttttttgcagcccCCTTTAAATTAGTGAAGAGGAGCCACCTGGGTGGGTCCTCAGGGTGCCTTTACAGAGGAGTCTGTGGTGTGAAGCTGTTGTGTGGGATATAGGGTTGTAACAGACATAACTTTTCTAGACAGAATTTCTAAAATCTGTGTTTGCAGTGAAGAAATCAATATTTTAGACTCAAAACCTGATGCAGGCTGACCTTTAGGGTGCtcctttctgctccctgtcAACCCTCCTTGTGCTATAATGAGAAAGGTTCTGATCTTGGGTAGCCTCCAAGTGCTTCCAGCTAAAAGCTTGAGGAATAAAAGTGTTTTATGTGCTTATACAGCAGACACCTGTACCAGCGCTGCTGTACTTGCTGTGCTCATGCTGCAAGAGCCATCAGTGGAGCACTTTGCAAATACAGAAACCCTCAGTGCAGTTTGGTTCAGTCAGCAGAAGTGCacaggttttttcctcacacATGTGGGTAATGACTTGAGGTGATTAATCTCTCCGGAGCTATGTTCAGTCTCTCAAGTATTGCTTgtctgcagcagaaaatgaacGTGGAATCCTAAATAAGCCTAAAATATTCCAGGCTATGACACACCTGAGATGATCAGAGAAAACAGtctgagatttttatttaataaagtcTGACCTCTGGGAATGATGGAGAAGCAATAGAATGGAGGCAGCTCACCTTTGCCTTCACaccccttccccttccttctccaaCCTGATATCCCTAATTTTTCTGCTGATACTCAAATCTTTAACTTCAGAACACCTCAGTGACAAACACGAGAGCATTTTTTCTGGAAGTCAAAGTGATGTCATTAAAAAAGATCTGAGGGCAGCTTGGTCCTCAGCCCTTGTCTGACTCCAGTCTGCTCATCCTGCCTGTGTGGGACAGATTGAGAGGGAAACTGCTGTTGTGAAATACAAGTGTTGAGTTACCAAAAGTACAGAAACACCCAAGTCACCACTGTGTTATCTCGCCCTCACCCAAAGAAACAGTGTTTTAGTCTTAGCAGTAAAGGTGAGTGTGAATTTGGTTTTGAATCTTAACCTGTTTACAGACATGGGTGTCAGAGTTGAATGCACAATGCTGAAATCTTGTGAAATTGCTCAGTATTGGCTCTCACAGCAACCTAAGCTgctcttgttttctgttctgtttcctccttcccctttaCAGATTTCAGGAAACCTTACTGTGCCTTGGATTACAGGTTGTTCCAGAAAAAGAGCAGTAAGTACAGTTCCATTTAAGTATCTAATGCATCAAGTGAAGCAATGAAAAGTtgctaaaaatgcatttttgaaaatgtcagtTCTGTTTactgtgtgtgggttttttcgCTTTTTCCTTTGATACAAACATTATCTGCAGGTGCAGTGTTTCAGTCGAGGTGAAGTTGATGTCTATCTTTAAAAGCAGGTCAAGGTCATAATCCAGTGTGAGGTGATGCCCAGGTAGGAATGGTGCTCTTAGCTCAAATATAACATCTGAATTGATGAGGACTGAGAGTTTGGAACTCAGAATAATGTTTTTTATGTTGAAAGTGAAGTGGTTGTTAATTGAGGTAACTGAATGCTTAAGAGAGTAActccctctgcagcttctctgcacaTGCACAGAATTAGTCAGTGCTGGCTGTAGGAACTTGATCAAGTCTAATTTTATACACATAAATGTCATTTCACAGCAACAGAATTAGCCAGGTTGATGTCCTCAATTCACGAACGACTCCAAACTATAACACAGGGTATGAAACAGCttttatcaggaaaaaacccctctgcCCAACTCCTTTGTTTAGTTACCACTCAGCATTTCCAGCTTGTCTTAAAAGAGATGTCACTTCTGCCTCCTTTCCATGGAAATCCACCCTCAGCTTGGATGGTACAGCGAGGctctccaggggctgctcttTCACTCCAGCTCTGGCAGAAGCAGTAATTGGGGAAATGTCTGTCATGGTAACCAAATTTCCCAGTCCGTGGAGCTGGCAGTGtcctggcaggggctgctgttTTGGCAATGAGGTCTAGGCAATGGAAGAGCCTTTCGTTGCCTTCTCCTGCTGTAACCAgtacttcttcctttctttattattttcagttcttctctTTAGTCTTCAAAAGGTGTGAGTGTGGGACTGTTTCCTGTATAAGTAGGAATCTAAGAACCATCACATTAATGGTGTTTTCT
Coding sequences:
- the HDX gene encoding highly divergent homeobox, whose translation is MNLRSVFTVEQQRILQRYYENGMTNQSKNCFQLILQCAQETKLDFSVVRTWVGNKRRKMSSKSAVESGGTPPGTAPATPSMPPEAAVRNVVNIARSQSQQSSWTSSNNDVIVTGIYSPASSSGRPGAAKHTNTSVAELHKTSIPRLPGKSDADFQQQHIPLGRQVPHCKNASLLVGEKTIILSRQTSVLNSANSIYSHTKKSYGGSSVQTAELVLPQKPMICHRPCKAEPLACQRLHKPEHAALASHVPPGPRAHPRDPGCGTQNLEIREVFSLAVTDQPQRLVAGSTTQKHPSLEGSCLSIAMETGDVDDEYAREEELASMGAQIQSYSRYCEGGGSGRGDNQSTAGPGRSGSCGAQVGSARDVPDNLLYHSREFHLPARTSLHTTSSTIYNTANAARSTFSPHFTSSSQLRLSQNQNNYQISGNLTVPWITGCSRKRALQDRTQFSDRDLATLKKYWDNGMTSLGSVCREKIEAVAAELNVDCEIVRTWIGNRRRKYRLMGIEVPPPRGGPADFSDQSEFVSKSALNPGEESATEVGDDNDRNDEVSICLSEGSSQEETNEALQNEEIGHKDDDQNPVSTDNVKIEILDDEESDLISNSEVDQMSSLLDYKNEEVRFIESQLENHKQKYFELQTFTRSLILAIKSDDKEQQQALLSDLPPELEEMDFNHTSPEPDDTSFSLSSLSEKNASDSL